The Vulpes vulpes isolate BD-2025 chromosome 1, VulVul3, whole genome shotgun sequence genome contains the following window.
AATGTATGATGGCCTGAACTGAGAGTGGCTCTGAGGCTCCTCCTCCCCTTAACCTCCACAGAGTGTCAGGGAAGtgttttcccttcttcttctttttaaagattttattcatccattcatgaaagacacacacacacacacacacacacacacacacacacagagagagagagagagagagagaaagagaggcagagacacaggcagagggagaagcaggctccatgcagggagccttacgtgggactcaaccctgggtctccaggatcatgccctgggccaaaggcaggcgtcaaaccgctgagccacccgggctgcccagaagtgTTTTTCCCATCAACTATTCTCCAAGTCTGCAGAGACCAGGGGAGGTCTCTGAGGTCCAGAGCTCCAATTTAAGCTGGCACCCTGCTTCCTTTTCACCATGAGGAGAGTCAACTCAGCAACTTAGAGCATTCAGAACTACGAAGAAGGTGAAACAAGGGTGGGGAAGTGGATGCCTCATTCAGGACCAGCAACAGCTTTCCAAGGTGGACTGAAAAGTGACTCTACACTTCAACATCTCCTCCTCCAGGCAGGAGCTGAATGCACCTGAGCATCTGAGCCTCTTCCAGGGGCAGCATCAGCAAGAACGGATCTGAAGCTGCTGTCCTTTGACCATCATATGCGGAGACCAAATCTTATTCTTTGGCGGTGAGGACAAGGAACAGCAGAAAGAAACTTTCTTTTATAGAATATCCAAAGTATACCAGGTACTGACTTTGAATGCTTTAGAAAAGTATTCAGTTACTTTTAACTGATGTAACCCCCAATTAGTACTTATCCATAATTGTGTATTAATTTATGAGGCAGATTTAAACAGATTGAGTGACTTTCTTGCTTGGAAGTTCTTGAACACTTTGAGGCTAATACCAGGTTGGTTCATGCCCATATAGCCATCACTTTTGGTGTATTGCTTCTTTGCACAAAGCCCCTTACTTAATAAATAACTACCGTTAAACACTTTACCAGCCAAGGGTCTGTCTTCTCATGAGAGGAATTCTGAGTTTCATTTAGAACAACAGATTGAAACCCACTTCCGTATAACTTTGAGCTCAAGCTTCAGCCACAACATTATGTTGTCTCTCTTTTGACAGTGAGGAAATTAAATAGCTCAGGAGGGAGATggttatctatatttttaagtaacaCACAACAGAAATTAAGTAGAACGCTCAAGGAGCCAGATAGAGAAAGCTCCATGGCCCAGATTGCTGTGGGGACCGGGAATGTTCTCTTACTGACCACCAGATCTCCTTCAAACCTAGCACACACAGTCTTAGCAAAAAATTCCTGGATAACAACTATTTTTGAGATGGTATATCTAGATATTTTTGAATATCTAGTTTTGGGATTTGGGACGCTAATGTGCCTTCAGGGTTGCAGTCACTGGTTTTGCTGCAGGTTATCCAGGGATCTCTTAGTTCGCCTGAAGTCCTAAGTTAGGAAAGGCAACTCAGAAAAGGATCTTTGGAGGAGGTATGTATTGAGTGGATACGGATAAGAGGATAATGAAGATCAGACGCAGAGCCaaaaagagggggaggaagaaatcTCAGTTGGGGGGAAGGACTGGGATGGAATGGGAAATGAAAGGTGAGTGGACTCCAATCCAGGAAGTGTTTACTGGGGTGCAAGTTCTGCTTGACAGCTCTAAAGCGAGTCGGTGGAGTCACACCCCTGATCCTTGGCTGCCCACCTACATTCGTGCAGTAATATACACAACACATGTATGTCCTCAGGGCAAAATTATCCTATGATCCTCATGCCTTTGCACAGAACCTTAGACTCTACAAATCCGGCCTCTTGGAAGGCTCTGATGCTCTGAGTCTTACAGGTCTCTGCTAACATACTTTGAGAGGCTCTCAGGCCACCTTTCATCCCTAACGTTGCTGTGCAGGGTAAACATCTTCCTTATGAACATTTGGCAGATACTGACCTCTGTCATTAGTTTATCCTCAATTATTTCTGCTTATGTAGCCGTGAACTGTTATCTAAGGGCCCCCTGtaacttggaattttttttggtggtggtggtggtgctggtttGTGCGTTCATCGACTCTTTCTCATAGGAAGTCAGTGGCCATAGACCTGGGCTATCTTCTTTACCCATGCATTCCCAAGAGCTAGCATACAAAGGGAGGTTCAGTGAATGCCATTGAATGAATTCTGTGAATGATAGATAGCCTTATAGTCAGAAGAATTCTCCAGCTGGATCACTTGCCGGCTCTTTACTTCCCATGTCCCAGGTGCAGACTTTTCAGGCTTGACTGTGAAGATGAAATGGAATGGGACTAGACAGCATAAACGTCTGCCCAGCTGTGTTACCTTCTTTGTGTTATGTCCTGGcagtgtggtcttgggcaagtgaATGTATCTGTTTGGGCTCCATACCTGTCTTAGGGCATAAAACCAATGTATATAAGGAGGATTGATGGCAAGTAAATAATGCATACAAGGCACTCAATGAGTTGTGGAAGTATCAAGTATGAGATCATATATCCTCTTGTGTCTTAACAATTTGTTTTCCTGTCAGCTTCTTCGAATTTCTGAAATGTATCAGTGCGAAAATAACACCTATGTGTATTTGCAGTCCCTCACATTGATACAATGAGTGTTATTTGCGACCTTTGCTGAAAGACATGTCAGTCTTTTGGGGGATTCCTCCCTCTTTGCTCTTCTTGAACACCATCATTGGTGACCTACAGCCTAatacaattatcaaaataaatttgcattgagAAGAGGAACATTTTCAAACAAAGGCAGTCTTGCTCTactccagattttaaaaaatactcccaAATTCCTATGCAAAGTATacgaagagggggaaaaagaactTTTTTGGAACAGAAATAACAATCCTAATTTCTTATTTGCTCTACCAATTCTCATCTACTGCTTTATTCATTGTAACAACCTCATCGGAGGCCAGTGATTTTCTCCCAATTTTCAGGCAGTCTGATTATATAACGATTCAGACCTAGTAAGACCAATCAGAGTAATGACGGTGATCTCATGCTCAGAGTTTGTCTATTCTCCAAAGTCTATTCAGCGCTTGTCTGTAAAAGTCAATTTCCAACAGAAGCTGGGCTAGCCCAGTCCTAGGGTTTCACTCACTGTGAACATactccctattttttttctaactaagTGTCTTTGAAGAGACCAGAACGTGAATACACTTTATTTGTCTCTCTGCAGATGGAGAGTTCTCTGGAGTTGGGCAACATGACCAGAGTCCAGGAGTTTGTCTTGCTGGGTTTGTCCACAAGACCGGGCATAAGGAATGCCCTGTTTGCTGTCTTCCTGACCCTCTACCTGCTGACCCTCCTGGAAAACACCCTCATCATCTACCTCATCTGCAGTCACAGCGAGCTCCACAAGCCCATGTACTTCTTCTTGGGTAACCTGAGCTGCCTAGAGATGTGCTATGTGTCAGTGACCATGCCCAGCCTGCTCCTGGGGCTTTGGACTGGACCCTGCCATGTACCCTTCACAGCGTGCATGACCCAGCTATTCTTCTTTATAGTCCTCATCTGCACGGAGTGCACCCTCCTGGCCtccatggcctatgaccgctacgtGGCCATCTGCCGCCCACTCCACTACCCACTGCTCATGAGGCCCCAGGTCTGCCTGGGCTTGGCCTTGTCTTCATGGATTGGGGGGCTGCTAGTCTCAGTGGTCAAGACATCTTGCATTGCCAGCCTGTCCTACTGTGGCCCCAATGTCCTCAACCAATTTTTCTGTGATGTCTCCCCTCTGCTCAACCTGTCTTGCACCCACGTGGCCCTGACGGAGCTGGTGGACTTCATCTCTGCCATCGTCATCTTCTGTGGAACACTGTTGGTAGCATTAGCCTCCTACTCAGCCATCGTGGTGGCCGTGCTCCTCATGCCATCAGCCGCTGCCCGACGCAAGGCCTTTTCCACCTGTGCCTCCCACCTGATTGTGGTGGGCATCTTCTACTCAGCAGCCCTCTTCATCTACTGCCGTCCCAGCCGTATCAAATCCATGGACCTCAACAAGGTGCTGTCAGTCATCTACACGGTAGTCACGCCCATGTGCAACCCCATCATCTACTGCCTGAGGAACAAAGAGGTCCATGTGGTGCTTCGGAAAACTCTCCACTGGCCTTGAACATGGTCTTGAATAATTGGACCTCTCATCTCCTGATTGAAAAACTTCTATGGCCACGGAATTCCAAACATAATACTGAAAGGCCAAAGAAAAACTGCAGGAATATGTTTCCCATCTCACAAACAATGAGTTCATTTCAATCAGTAACAAAATCTGAATTACCCATGGAAGAAGTGAACAATGTCTATGAGAAAGCAAGTCATCGATGATGAATGATGAGTGGCTGGTAACTCACATGACAAGATGGTCAACTTTATTAGTAAACCTAGAAATCCAAATTTAACAACCCCATCATTTTATTCTTAGAAtgacaaatattaacaaatgtttCTATATGGTTCCCACAAGTAGAGATAGATGATATATAGGAAGATATTCACAGCATCtttgtattgaaaaaaatcagaaacaacctAATATCCACCAAGTGGATGGATTAggtacattttattcattctgagGTAAACATTGGGGTgactaaataaaaggaaatagatttaTGCCTTTGACATGGCcatatggcatatatataatTAAGATAGGGCTTTTATCTCAATCTTTTCCCCATTCGTTTGTACTAGCTATTACGCATCTATACTATTTTTTAaggtattaattaattaattaattaattaatttgagcgAGGGAGAAGgcacatgtgtgcatgagcaggcggagggacagagggaaagagagagaatctcgaacagactctgtgctgatcaTGGAACTGAgcctcaggaccttgagatcatgacctgagtggaaaccaagagttggatacttaaccaactgagccacccaggcacctgcccttcctatattcattttttaaaagattttatttatttgatagagaaatagtgagagagagcatgagcagtgggtaggtggagagggagaagtagactccccactgagcaggaagcccaatgcagggctcgattccaggctcctgggatcatgatctgagctgaaggctgatgcttaatggactgagccacccaggcaccccaatagtgCCTTTTCGTAAATAGAAGCTTCCAATTTTGGTGAAATCTAAATTATCAGTACTTAAATTTATAcctcttacttttttaaagaagattttatttatttattcataagagacagagagagagagagagagagacagagagagagaggcagagacgcaggcagagagagaaagaggctccatgcaggaagcctgacgcgggacttgatcccgggtttccaggatcacaccctgggctgaaggcggcgctaaacctctgagacgcctgggctgccctatagttATTACTTTTGACGGCTTAGTAAAATTTACCTATTTCCCTGTCACATAAAACCATTTCCTACATGGTTTATAACTTTAGCTTTCTAATTTGTGTGTATAATGCCACtcaaaaaatgtgtgtgtgcatgtgcatgtgtgaggTGTGAGTTGAACTTTACTTTTTCCGCACATAATCCAGTTGTACGAAAATGGTTGTTGGAAAGACTCTCCCATTAAATTGCattgcatctttgtcaaaaatcagattgagtagggacgcctgggtggctcagtggttgagcgtctgcctgtgaCCCctggtcgtgatcccggggtcctgggatccagtcctgcatcgggcttcttgcagggagcctgcttctccctcttcctgtgcctctgcctctgtccgcgtctctcatgcataaataaataaaatctttttttaaaaaatcagattgagGATAAGAATGTGGCTCTATTTCAAGACTCTGTTTTATTCTCTATCAATCTATTTGTCTGTTAGCTCACCAATATGAGCTTGTCGGGATTACTGGGATGTAACTGTATGAATTAACATCAGAATTCTAAGTCctcccactttgttctttttcaagatagcGGTGGCTTTTCTAGGCTCTTTACAttaccatataaattttagattcagctatgcatttttataaaaattacctttgagattataattattattgcACTGAATCTAGAGATAATTTTGGGGGGAATTGATATTTTCCACAATGCTGAGTCTTTCAAATCATAAATATAGTATACTTTTCCCTTTATTTGGCACTTAAAATCTTTTGGGGTGTAGTTGACCcatgttacactagtttcaggtgcatAACACAGTGAATCCACAAATTCAAACATtttgctgtgctcaccacaagtgtagctgccatctgtcaccatgcaacataTTCCAATACCATTGGCCATATTCCttgtgctgtacctttcatccccatgacttatccatccataactggaagcctgcgCCTCCTGCACCCCTTCACCAatttaccccaccccccaccccctcccctctggtaaccatccatttgttctctgtgtttgcaggtctgattctgctttttgtttgtttatttattccttttcattttttagattcctcaCAGGGGTGAAATCGAGTGgtattttgtcttcctctgtctgactcatttcacttagcataatcccctccaggtCCATCTATGTTGCCTCAAATAACATGATCTcaccttctttgtcttttaatgtcTGCATAATATTCGAgtgagtatgtatgtgtgcacacccAGGTGTGTATACTTACACACCACACCTATCCTTATCCATTCACGTAGGGATGGACTCTTAGACTGCTCCAGTAGTTAGCACTTTAATCTTTAACCTTCCTGTCAGCAGTGTTTCAGACCATTTACTGTGGAGGGCATGTGTATcgtttgttaaatttatttccatgtatttagtGTTTTCAATACTTTTGTATGTTTAATTGTAAATTTTACTTTCCAATTGCCACATGTAGTATTCAGAAACAAAATTGGTTTCTGTGCATTTGTCCTGTGTCCTACAATCTTCACAATCCCGTATATTAGCTACAAAAACTTTGCACATTCCATAGGATTTTCAGTATAAATACTCATGCTATCTGCAAATAACAataatgtttcttcttttctttttccaacctgtgtcccttttatttctctcttccagcATCATGTGTATTTTAATCACTCAGCCCTATGAGCTGCAGATCCATGAGTGCTGAGTGGGTTCCTGTGGGTCTTCTGCTGGTCCTGTTGAAACAATCACTGGGCATAGACTGGACATGGTGTACTCTCCAGTTACCTTCTGTAGAGCTCATCAAAGCCTGTAACAGTGGCTGGAGTAAGGGGTGAGTCTAAGAGGATCGTAAAGGACAGCACAATGCAATCTGCTGCTGTTACAGATGCCCCAAATCTCTGCACCTCAACATGCTGAGATTTATTTCTCACCAGCGCCTTAATTTGGTGCAGCCTGCCAAGGGGTGCTCTCCTTCCTGCAGTTGCCCAGGGACCTAGGGTCTTTCCTGATAACACCTGTTATCCTCCAGAGCCTTGGGGCTCaccacttaaaattttatttgtagacaagcagggaaagagagaaggagaggaagtgagAACCATCATCCAAGGTTTGAAGGGCCAGGTCTGGCATTTATATGCATCACTGCTGTCCACACGTCACGACTTAGTCAGATGGTCATACCAAGATTTAGTCACATGGTCATACCAGGGTGCAAAGGATGCTGGGAGATGTAGTTTATAGCAGCATGCTCCTGATTCAGCCGCATCACTGATAAGCACACAAATATGCATGGTAACTGTAGTGTCCCTTTTCAGCTATGGGCTCTAAAAAAGGGAGACAATTTAAGCAAATGAGTATGATTAAAGGGGTATAAAACAAGCATTCTCAGATATCTTCGATGGGAATGTAAATCCATGCAATATTTTTAGATGGTAGTTTTGTAAcatgtataaaaattttaaatgtatgttgaCCAATAATTCTACTTCCCTACATGTGTTGTATGGATATATCTCTATACATGGGCAAAAATAAGCATGCCAGTATATCTATGGAAGCAATGTTTGCCCTAGCAAAAACTGGACAACTAtaaaaatatccatcaataaaGGGCTTATAAATCACATTATGGTCCATTACAGGCCAACCCCATCCCagacttttcttccttcctctaccACTTCCCTCTTACCAGTTATCCTTATATAGCCCACGATCAAGTATTCCAAAGTTAAAACAATTTGCATTAAAGAAAAACTTTGTCCAGGTCAGAGTCCAGGTATTAATTAGGCTTTTCCTCACAAAATCAACGAACATTTCATTACATAGAATACAGACATAAATGACAGAGTACCGTCTCTCAATGAGGTCCCAGTTTAGTGGTGCAAGAAAAAAGTAGAGGGACTCATAATAAAGTTAATAAGAACTATATTAGTGTCAGAGCTAAGCAGTTTTTACTCTCAAGGGAAAGAATTGACATTCACTGATTGCTGTGTGTCCACTACTGTGCTAGATCTGTACACATCTctgttaatttatatttacatcagCTCCGAGAAGTGTATTTGATCTCCATTTCACAGGTTTCAATAATAGCGATCAATAGCTACCACTTACTGAGCTCCTAGTAAGTACCGGGGATTGGagtaagtgctttacatgcattgATTAGCATGTAGTCTTCATGGGAACTCGT
Protein-coding sequences here:
- the LOC112912781 gene encoding olfactory receptor 6Z7-like: MESSLELGNMTRVQEFVLLGLSTRPGIRNALFAVFLTLYLLTLLENTLIIYLICSHSELHKPMYFFLGNLSCLEMCYVSVTMPSLLLGLWTGPCHVPFTACMTQLFFFIVLICTECTLLASMAYDRYVAICRPLHYPLLMRPQVCLGLALSSWIGGLLVSVVKTSCIASLSYCGPNVLNQFFCDVSPLLNLSCTHVALTELVDFISAIVIFCGTLLVALASYSAIVVAVLLMPSAAARRKAFSTCASHLIVVGIFYSAALFIYCRPSRIKSMDLNKVLSVIYTVVTPMCNPIIYCLRNKEVHVVLRKTLHWP